In a genomic window of Chrysemys picta bellii isolate R12L10 chromosome 1, ASM1138683v2, whole genome shotgun sequence:
- the LOC101934209 gene encoding gap junction beta-6 protein isoform X2 gives MDWGTLQAILGGVNKHSTSIGKIWLTVMFIFRVMILVVAAEEVWGDEQNDFVCNTLQPGCKNVCYDHFFPISHIRLWALQLIFVSTPALLVAMHVAYRRHEKKKQFRKGGQTCEYKDIEEIKSQRFHIQGPLWWTYTSSIFFRMIFEALFMYAFYFMYNGFRMPRLVKCNAWPCPNTVDCFVSRPTEKTVFTIFMIAVSGICILLNVAEFCYLLIKVFLKKSRRAPSPRHHPNHETKEETKQNEMNELISDSCHNTVSGFPSS, from the coding sequence ATGGACTGGGGAACATTGCAGGCCATTTTAGGAGGTGTAAACAAACACTCCACCAGTATCGGAAAGATCTGGCTCACTGTCATGTTCATTTTCCGTGTTATGATCCTTGTGGTGGCTGCGGAGGAAGTCTGGGGAGACGAACAAAATGATTTTGTCTGCAACACTCTGCAACCGGGATGCAAAAATGTTTGCTATGACCACTTCTTCCCCATCTCTCACATTAGACTGTGGGCCCTTCAGCTCATCTTTGTCTCGACTCCTGCACTTCTGGTGGCCATGCATGTTGCGTACAGAAGGCACGAGAAGAAAAAGCAGTTCAGAAAGGGAGGGCAAACCTGTGAATATAAAGACATTGAAGAAATAAAATCACAAAGATTTCATATTCAGGGTCCCTTGTGGTGGACCTACACCAGCAGCATATTCTTCAGAATGATCTTTGAAGCCCTCTTTATGTATGCGTTTTACTTCATGTACAATGGCTTCCGAATGCCACGCCTAGTGAAGTGCAACGCGTGGCCTTGTCCCAACACAGTGGACTGTTTTGTTTCTCGACCCACTGAAAAGACCGTGTTTACTATTTTCATGATCGCCGTGTCTGGtatttgcattttgttaaatGTGGCTGAATTCTGCTATCTGCTGATAAAAGTTTTCCTCAAAAAGTCTCGAAGAGCACCATCTCCAAGACATCACCCCAACCATGAGACTAAAGAGGAaactaaacaaaatgaaatgaatgaACTAATATCTGATAGCTGTCACAACACAGTCTCAGGATTTCCAAGCAGCTAA
- the LOC101934209 gene encoding gap junction beta-6 protein isoform X1 gives MRSKDSNETMDWGTLQAILGGVNKHSTSIGKIWLTVMFIFRVMILVVAAEEVWGDEQNDFVCNTLQPGCKNVCYDHFFPISHIRLWALQLIFVSTPALLVAMHVAYRRHEKKKQFRKGGQTCEYKDIEEIKSQRFHIQGPLWWTYTSSIFFRMIFEALFMYAFYFMYNGFRMPRLVKCNAWPCPNTVDCFVSRPTEKTVFTIFMIAVSGICILLNVAEFCYLLIKVFLKKSRRAPSPRHHPNHETKEETKQNEMNELISDSCHNTVSGFPSS, from the coding sequence GTCAAAGGATTCAAACGAGACAATGGACTGGGGAACATTGCAGGCCATTTTAGGAGGTGTAAACAAACACTCCACCAGTATCGGAAAGATCTGGCTCACTGTCATGTTCATTTTCCGTGTTATGATCCTTGTGGTGGCTGCGGAGGAAGTCTGGGGAGACGAACAAAATGATTTTGTCTGCAACACTCTGCAACCGGGATGCAAAAATGTTTGCTATGACCACTTCTTCCCCATCTCTCACATTAGACTGTGGGCCCTTCAGCTCATCTTTGTCTCGACTCCTGCACTTCTGGTGGCCATGCATGTTGCGTACAGAAGGCACGAGAAGAAAAAGCAGTTCAGAAAGGGAGGGCAAACCTGTGAATATAAAGACATTGAAGAAATAAAATCACAAAGATTTCATATTCAGGGTCCCTTGTGGTGGACCTACACCAGCAGCATATTCTTCAGAATGATCTTTGAAGCCCTCTTTATGTATGCGTTTTACTTCATGTACAATGGCTTCCGAATGCCACGCCTAGTGAAGTGCAACGCGTGGCCTTGTCCCAACACAGTGGACTGTTTTGTTTCTCGACCCACTGAAAAGACCGTGTTTACTATTTTCATGATCGCCGTGTCTGGtatttgcattttgttaaatGTGGCTGAATTCTGCTATCTGCTGATAAAAGTTTTCCTCAAAAAGTCTCGAAGAGCACCATCTCCAAGACATCACCCCAACCATGAGACTAAAGAGGAaactaaacaaaatgaaatgaatgaACTAATATCTGATAGCTGTCACAACACAGTCTCAGGATTTCCAAGCAGCTAA